The Streptococcus parasanguinis genomic sequence AAAAAGAACATTACCAAGGTCAACCGAACTAGTCTGTTGGAGATCATTGGCGATCAAGATATGACCAGTATCGTTACGCCAAAACGCATCGCTGTAGATACCATTATGCACTTTATTCGTGGACGCTACAATGCACAGTTCTCAAACCTAGAAGCCTTGCATCATGTCGCAAACGGCCGGATTGAAACCTTGCAGTTCCAAATTAAGGAAGACAATAAACTAACCCAATATCCCCTCTCTGAATTGAAATTGAAAAAAGGCGTCTTGATCGCTGCCATTATTCGAGACGGCAAGGCTATTTTCCCAAATGGAGATGACCGTTTGATGGTAGGAGATCGGATTATCGTAACCACCTTGATTCAAAATGTCACAAAAATCTACGATCTACTTGAGAGGTAAGCCATATGAATAGAAGCATGATTCGTTACCTCTTGTCCAAACTCCTCTTAATCGAAGCTGGTCTTCTGATCGTTCCTTTAGTGGTAGCTGCCATCTATCAGGAACCTGCCAAGGTCTTTGTCTCTATTGGGGCAACCATGGCCATCTTACTTGGGCTGGGGCTACTTGGTAGTTTTCACAAACCAAAGGACTTTCACATTTATGCTAAAGAAGGAGTCCTGATTGTAGCACTTTGTTGGATCCTATGGTCCTTCTTTGGTGCCCTTCCCTTTGTCTTTTCGGGCCAAATTCCAAACATTATCGATGCCTTCTTTGAAGTCAGCTCCGGCTTTACAACAACAGGGGCAACGATTTTAGACGATGTGGGAGTCCTCAGCCACTCTCTCCTCTTTTGGCGTAGTTTTACCCACTTGATAGGTGGGATGGGAGTATTGGTCTTTGCCCTTGCGATTATGGACAACAACAAGAACAGCCACCTTGAAGTCATGAAGGCAGAGGTTCCTGGTCCAGTGTTTGGCAAGGTCGTTTCCAAATTAAAAAACACAGCTCAAATTCTCTACTTCTTGTACTTGGGTTTGTTCTTCCTCTTTGTGGTTCTTTATTTCCTTGCCGACATGCCCCTGTATGATAGTTTTGTCATCGCCATGGGGACGGCTGGTACTGGGGGCTTTACTGTCTTTAACGATGGGATCGCCCACTACAATAGTAGTTTGATCACCTATTTGGTCAGTATCGGGGTCTTAGTCTTCGGGGTTAACTTTAACCTCTACTACTTCCTCATGATTCGAAAATTCAAGGCCTTCTTTAAAGATGAGGAATTGCGGACCTACATTACTATTGTAATCCTATCTAGCGTATTGATTGCCTACAATTGCCTTCACCTTTATGCTAATGTTGCGAAGAGTTTTGAAATTTCATTCTTCCAAGTTTCCAATATCATCACCACCACCGGTTTTGGTTATGGAACGACGGAAAAATGGCCTCTCTTTTCTCAGTTCATCCTCTTGATGCTGATGGTCATCGGTGGTTCTGCTGGATCGACCGCTGGGGGGCTTAAAGTCATTCGGTGCTTGACCTTATGGCGAATCGCAAAAAATCAGGTTCTTTCGACCTTGTCTCCGAATCGCGTTCTAACCTTGCATGTCAATGGTACGGTATTGGATAAGGATACACAGCATCAGATCCTCAAGTACTTTACAATATACAGTTTTATCACAATCGGCCTACTCTTTGTAGTCAGTCTAGACAATAATAACTTCATGACGGTTGTCAGTGCTGTCTTTAGTTGTTTCAACAACATTGGACCTATGATTGGAACAGGTCAAACCTTCTCCATCTTTAGTCCGATTTCAAAACTCTTACTTTCCTTAGCCATGATTGCCGGACGACTTGAAATCTATCCAATGATTCTTCTCTTCCTCCCTAAAACGTGGTCTAAACGCTGATAGACAACTCTAGTACAAAATCAACACCCTTAGAAAAATAATTTCTAAGGGTGTTTCTGTTTATTTGCGATCGGCCTATTTTGATTCTTCATTTCGCTTCAGACTAAAATGGTCTGGCAAGGGGTCTGGTCCTGCTTTGGTTCCAGGATGACAACGTAGAATCCTTGCGATCCCCATCAAGACACCTTTCACACCAAAACGTTCAATCGCTTGGATCATATAATTGGAACAGGTCGGTTGAAAGCGACAAGATGGCGGAAATAGGGGAGAGATCCATTTTTGATAGCCTCTGACCAGCGCAATCAGGATTGTTTTCATGCTTTTTTAGATTTAGTCACTGCTAGATTGTGCAGCTGGCTGATTTCTTTTTTGCTCAAGCGACGGTATTCACCCGGACGTAGTCCTGAGACATCTAGGTTTCCAAACTGGGTTCGGGAGAGTTTGTCCACTAAAAGTCCTACAGCTTCAAACATCTTTTTGACCTGGTGGTTGCGCCCTTCATGAATGGTCAACTGAACCACTGAACGGTTCTTTTCAACATCCACTTTTAAGATCTCGTAAGTCGCTGGCTTGGTTTTCTTGCCATCAATGGTCACCCCTCGTGTTAAGGGACGCAAGTTTTCCTTATTGGCAATCCCTTTGACACGCGCCACATAGACCTTATCAATCTCATTACGTGGGTGAATCATCTCATCTGTAAAATCACCATCATTGGTCAAAATCAAGACACCAGATGTATCCCAGTCCAAACGTCCTACTGGATAGATGCGCTCTGGCACTTGAGATAAAAGGTCAACGACTGTTGTCCGCCCTTTATCATCAGATACACTAGAGATGACGCCACGTGGCTTATTTAAAAGATAGTAGACCTTTTCTTCGTTATAGATTGGAGTCCCCTCTACTTCAACCTGATCACCGGTCTTAATAATGGTCGCTAATTCACGCACAACTTGGCCATTTACTGTAACCAAGCCTTGCTTGATCAGTTCTTCGGCCTTGCGACGACTAGCCACGCCTGCATGGGCAATATATTTGTTAATTCTCATCTAGTTCCTCTGTTCTCTCTGAAAATAATTGACCTTCCTCTGGATCGATGTCCACTTCCTCAACCTTTGGTAATTCCTCCAAATGATTGATCCCCATATAATCCAAAAAATACTCCGTCGTGACATACAAATTGGGGCGCCCGAGGACTTCTTTTTTCCCATCCTCTCGGATCAGATCAAATGACAGTAGTTTGGTAATGGCACCGCTGGAATTGACACCCCGAATATCATCGACCTCCACACGGGTGATCGGTTGCTTATAAGCAATGATTGATAAGGTTTCGAGGGCAGCCCGAGACAAACTTTGGTTCATGGGCGTTCTAGAATAGTCTCGTAAAACCGAAGCGTAGTCTGCCTTTGTCACCAATTTATAACGGGAAGCTGTCTCCATCAAACACAGACTGGTATCTGTGTCCTCCTGGTATTTTTGGCTTAATTTTTCTAAACTTTGCACCACACCTGTCGGAGGTAAAGAGAGAAGGTCTGCGATTTGTCTGGCAGTAATTCCTTCTTCACCCGCTACAAATAAGAGTGCTTCAATTTCAGCTAATTTGCTCATGTTCAATCCTATTTAAGTAAATTTCTCCAAAAGCCCTATCCTGGATCACCGTTACTTCTTGAATCTTGATCAATTCAAGGGTTGCAAGAAATAGAGTAATGACCTCTTGGAGATCCGTTGCTTCTAGAAACAAGTCCTGCAAGAGAACTTGTGAGCGATCGTGGAATCGGTGACGCAGCTGGTCCATCAGATCCTCAATCTTGTATTCATCCTTTACAATGGTTGTATGGTTCTGGCGGAATTCTTCTTTTTTCTTGGTCAATAGTTTTGAGAAAGCCAAGAAGAGATCCACCGTGGTGCGATCATGGAGTAATTCGGTATCGTCATAAATCAATTCCATCTTTGGTTTTGAATAATAGAGGGCGCGCTCCTCATGCTGTGAGGCCATCAACTCTCCTAATTGCTTGTAAGTACGGTACTCTTCCAATTGAGAAAGGAGGTCCTGCTCGAGATCCTCTGCTTCATCCATCTCCTCTGCAACCTTAGGAAGAAGTCTTCGACTCTTGATCAAGGTTAGTTGACTAGCCATCAGCATGTATTCTCCTGCTACCTCTAGTTTCATAGCCTGGAGGGTCGCCAGATAAGCCAGATACTGTTCGATCACCTCAATCAAGGGGACCTCATAAATATCCATCTGGTATTTAGAGACCAAGTGGAGCAAGAGGTCCAAAGGCCCTTCAAAATCTTTAATTTTAATATCCATTATTTATATTTTTCTAATGTCACCATGGTTTTTAGGCCCAATTCACGCGCAATACTAAAAAGATCCACACCGAGTTCTCGTTGTTTCAAAATATACTGCTCACGAATCGATTGTGCCGAAAGGTCTTGATTCCCTTTTTCGATCAAGAAGGCTTCTAATTGTCGAAATCCCCACTGACGGGAGTAGGATTTTCCTTTATTATCAAAGAGATAAATACCATCTAGGAAGAGTTGCAACTCATCCAGTAAAGGCTCTGGAACTTTTAAAACCCGTTTTTGGCCATCTTTGCCCACTCGAATGACATGAAAGTCCAGCTGAATATCTTCGACTTTGACTTGGAGGATCTCACTTGGCAATAAGCCCATCTCCAGAATCAACAAGGCCATCAAGCGTCCCTGTGGGTTAGTTGATTCTTCCCAAAAATGGGTCAGATCCAACAATTCCCGATCATGGGTCTTGGCCGGTTGAATTTTAGGCAAGACCAAACGATGGTATTCAGAAATAAAGCGTTCTTGATACAAATAATATAAAAATTGGTTGACGGCGGATAATTTTCGTTTTTGAACCGCCGGTTTAAAATCTTTAATCGAAGCTTGGTAAATTCTCAAATTCGTCTGCGTCACTTTCCCATGGATCGACTCAATAAACTGGTCCAAATCATAGAAATAGGCTGACTGAGAATTTTCACTTAATTCTTTTTGATCAATAAAACTTGCAATAAATTCTTTCATTTTGGAATCATCTCGTATTCATTTGAAAAATCATGCAGGAGCGAATTGATGGCTTTAAGAATCGATTTCCGTGTAATAATCCCTTGGAAATAGCCTTCTTCATCCACCACCGAAAGGAAGGAGTCATCCACCAACTTGTGAAGAACTTCTGTCAAATTGAAGTCTAAGCCGATGACCCCGACCTCCTTCTTTGCAACGTCTACGATATCCATCGAGGCAAAAGTCTCCTCAGGAATCTCATGTTTCAATTGATAAGATAGAATATCCGTTAGGGAGATCGTCCCCACAAACTTGCGTTCATCCGTCACTACCGGAATACGACTATAGCTAATCTGGCTCAACAACAAGACAGCATGGTCTACATTGTGGTTATCAATCAAGACCGCTAAATTTTTGGCTGGAGTTAAGAACGTCTCTTCCTGCGCCAGCAAGAAACGTTCAAATTCCTTTGCTATCATCTGCTAAACTCCTTTGTCAATTCAGGATACAACTCATGATCTCGCGTATAATACTCTACCTTGTAATGAGAATCATCTATCTCAATTTTAGCATAGAGACACTCTCGAATCAGACCGCGTGGCTGACTGATCGATCCAGGATTCACAAAGAGGGTTCTTCCTTCCTTCCAAGCATCTGGGATATGAAGGTGGCCGTAAAGACAGATATCTGCTTCTTCCTCTTGGGCCCACAGATCCAATTTTTGAAAACTAAAATTGATCTGGAAGAGATGCCCATGGGTCTGGATGATTCGTGTTGGCCCTAGTTGGGTCACCAAGCGTTCTGGATAGCCATCATAAAAATCCATGTTTCCTTGGACAACGTGAATCCCTTCCCAGACAGGATCATCACTTTTTAGTTCAGAATCCCCATTGTGAAAGATTCCATCGACCTTGCCTAGATATTTTTCTTTAATTGCTTCAACAATGGAGCGGTCTCCATGCGAGTCACTCATCACGATGATTGTTTGATTTGCCATGATGGAAATACCTCCAATAACTTTTTAACAGCTAAAGCACGATGCGATTGTGTATTTTTTTCTTCAAGTGTTAATTCAGCGGCAGCACGGCCCGTTTCCCCAACTAAGAAGAGTGGATCATAGCCAAACCCATTTTCTCCTTTAGGCTCAAAATTAATATACCCTGGCCAATCAGCTTCCACCACTAGGCTTTCCTTGCCTGGTCTTGCAACCACCAAGGTCGTATGGAACTGGGCTGAACGGTCTTTCAAGTCAAAAACCATAGCCAATTCGTGCAACAATTTCGCATTATTCTCTGCATCTGTCGCACCAACTCCCGCAAAGCGAGCGGACCAAACTCCTGGTAAGCCTCCCAAGATATCTACCTTCAAACCTGAATCATCCGCTAAGACTGTTTTCCCAGTTAGCTCTGCGATGGTTTCAGCTTTTAGGCGGGCATTCTCCTCAAAGGTCATCCCTGTTTCTTCGACTTCTGGAAGCTCTGGATACTGATTGAGGTTTTCCACTTCAAAGCCTAGCTTTTCAAACATATTGCGGAATTCTTTGGTTTTTCCCTCATTTCGAGTCGCAATGAGAATCGTATCTTTGACCTTGTCTTGACCCAAGAAGGCTTCCAAATCCAGCCCATCACTTGGCAAATGCAAATAGAGCAATTTCCCTTTTTCAACCAAGAGCAAGGCTCCTTGACGCTGTACGATCTCAAAAGCTCTTCCCTTGACTTCATTCAAGATTTCAGTCAAAAAGGTTAGGAAACGAAAGGCTGAACCATAGCGCATCACCGATAGATTAAGCGGAAATCCTTCAGGATCCTTGGCAAAGAGAAGTTCCAGCTGGTCTAACAGAGTGGAAGCTTCCGCAGGAACTTGACTAAATTGATTGTAGTCTGCATCTTCTCCCCATTGGGCAATATACCAATCTTGGGAATCTTTGTATTCAAATAGTTTGTCACTCATAAATTTACATGCTCCACATTCACTGAACGTTCTAGCCATTTTTCGGCAATCGCTGCAAAGCTATTGGCATTTGCAGTGGTATAAAAGCGGTGGGTCTGCTCTAAGAGTTCGCGGCTCTTATTGAGCTCAAAATAGTTTAATAAGACGGAAATATCCCGAACACACTCCGCTCCACTATCAATCAATTTGACATCCGGTCCCATCACATTTTGAATAATCGGTTTTAACAGGGGATAATGGGTACATCCCAAGACCAAGGTATCAACCTTTCCAACTAGTGGTTTTAGGGTTTCGTAAACCACCTTTTTGGTCACACTGGATGCCAACTCGTTGGATTCCACTAAAGGAACAAACTTGGGACAAGCTAAACTGCTGACTTTCATATCTGGTGCCAGACTTTGAATCTTCTCTTTATAAATTCCAGAAGAAACCGTCATCGGTGTCCCAATGACCCCAATTTTTTGATGGGTCGTCGATTTAATGGCTGCAGAAGCTCCGGGCAATATAACTCCCAAAACGGGAATATCAAGTTTCTCCTTGACTTCTTCCCAAACCACTGCAGTCGCTGTATTACAGGCTAAGACAATCATCTTGACATTTTTGGTCAGAAGGAAGTTCACCATCTGCCAAGTATACTCGCGAATTTGGTCTGCTGGTCTAGGACCATAAGGTGCACGCGCTGAATCTCCAATATAGACGACATCTTCGTGAGGAAGCTGACGGAGCAATTCGCGGACAACAGTCAAGCCCCCTACTCCAGAATCTAAAAAACCAATCGGTCGGTTATCCATATCTCTTCCTTCCAAAAGGAGGGACTAAGAAATTCCTCCAAGCCCCTCTCATTTATTATTGTGAGATTGCCCCACTCTTATTTTTTCTTGTTTTTCGCCATTGCTGATTTTTGTTGGTTCACAATTTGGCGATAGACTTGTTGAACTTTTGCTTCGCTTGGACGTTGGCCACTCGCACCTAAAAGCGTACGGACTGCTTCAATATTCAAACGTGGGTTTGATGCAAATTCTTTTTCAAATTGACGACGAAGCAAGAACATTCCTGCAATCATCCCACCAAAGAAAGCTAAAATAATCAACAAAATTCCTAAAAAGAGATTCATACAATTTTCTCCGATCCATTATTTTTACATAACTATCATTATATCAGACAATCGCTTATTTTTCAATGTCAAAGCCGTAGAGTGTCGCAAGATAATCTTCTGGTTTTTCTGCTCGACGAATCAAACGGGCATGCCCATCTTCTTGAAGCAAAACTTCTGCCGAACGCAACTTGGCATTGTACTGGTACCCCATTGAAAAGCCATGGGCTCCAGTGTCATGGATCACAAGTAAATCTCCAATCTCCGTCACGGGTAGTTCTCGTTGTTTGGCAAATTTATCGTTATTTTCACAGAGACTTCCCACTACATCGACCACTTCAGTCGGTTCCTCTGGACGATCCATATTGGTGATATGGTGATAAGCACCGTACATAGCAGGTCTAAGAAGATTCACCGCTGAAGCATCGACGCCCACATAGGTCCGGTAGGTTTTCTTTTTATGAGTAACTCTGGTTACCAGGAGGCCGTGTGAAGCTAGCATAAAGCGACCAAGCTCGGTATAGATTTTCACATTACCAAGTCCTGCCGGTTTGAGAATCTCATCAAAAACGCGTTGCACACCTTCCCCAATAATGGCAATATCATTTGGTTCTTGTTCTGGTTTGTAATTGACCCCAACTCCACCAGAAAGGTTGATGAAGCCCAAGTGGACACCTGTTTTCTCGACGACTTCTACTGCCAATTCAAAAAGTTGACGCGCTAACTCTGGATAGTAGTCGTTGGATACAGTATTAGAAGCCAATAAAGCGTGAATACCAAACTCTTCCACACCTAGTTCTTTCAACTCGATAAAGGCTTGGATCAATTGCTCCTTGGTCATTCCAAACTTGGCTTCTTCAGGATTGTCCATAATATCGGTTCCCAGTTCAAAAACTCCACCAGGATTATAGCGGCAAGAAATAACCTTGGGGATGCTGGTCACAGACTTCAAGAAAGCAATGTCTTCATAGGCGTCCAGATTGATAGTTGCCCCTAATTCTCTCGCATAGACAAATTCATCAGCTGGCGTGTTGTTAGAAGAAAACATGATTTCTTTCCCACTAAAGCCCAGTTTATCCGCCATTAACAATTCCACGTAGCTGGCCGTGTCGACTCCACAGCCCTCTTCTTGCAAAATTTTTAGGATCGATGGGTTAGGAGTCGCCTTGATGGCAAAGTATTCCTTAAATCCTTCATTCCAAGCAAAAGCTTGATGGAGGGCACGAGCCGTTTCACGAATTCCTGCTTCATCATAGAGATGGAAAGGGGTAGGAAATTCTTGGGTCAGACTTTCTAATTGTTCACGGGTTACAAAAGGTGTTTTCATAAGCGCTCATTTCTATTCTTTAGTCACTATTAGTATAGCACAAGTCGGAAGACAAAAAAAGCCGAGGCAACTGCCCCAGCTCAAGCTCTCTTTGATTAGTCGTTTCTTCCGAAGATACGAAGAAGGCTGATAAAGAGGTTGATAAAGTCAAGATAAAGTTCCAAAGCCATTGCTACTGCCCAACCTGTAGCAGGTTGACCATTTGTTTGATCATAGACATAGCGAATCTTTTGGTTATCCCAAGCTGTCAATCCTGCAAAGAGGAAGACAGAGATGATACTCAAGATATAGTCCATTCCAGAACTTCTCAAGAACATGTTCACAACAGAAGCGATGATCACACCGATCAAGACTCCCATCAAGGCACGTCCCATTCCAGACAGGTCCTTTTTCACGACGCGTCCGATAGCTCCCATGACAATAAACATCAAGGCACTGACCAAGAAAGCCTTATAGACAGTTGCTTGCATGTAGCGAGCAATGATAAAGCTCAAGGTAAAGCCATTCAAAGCTGAGTAGATCAAGAAGATCGGAAGAGCAGACGGGCTATTTTTAACAGCCTTCCCACTTGCAACAAAGACCAAGATCAATTCTACAACCACTGCTGCATAGTAAACCATTGGTGCGGTTGTCAAGATTTGAACGAAGAAATCTTGAAAGACCGTCATCATAAGACCAGAGACAAGGGCTGAAATCCCAACACCGATCCCAACTAATGAGTAGATTTTGTTATAAAAAGCATTCAATCCACTTTGTTCTTGGATTACTGAATCATTATACATATAAACAAGTTCCTTTCAAATTTGTTTACTATGATTTTAACATTTTTCGATGAAAAAATCTCCTTTTGGCCATCTTTTTACGCCAAGGTTCTGAAGCTTCCTTAACAGCCCAGTATTTATCCACCATAGTCACCACAAAAGATTCTTTGTAGCGAGGCGGGGCAAGGGTAGCACCCCACATATGTTTAATAATGATGTCTTCTTCCTTAGCATTGAGATCTGTGATCTTTCGTGCATTTCTCACGGCAATGCGGGGATGGATCCAGGCGTGACTTTTCGTAAACTTGGTCTCGCGCCAATCATAGTAAAAGAGGTCATGCAAGAGGCCACCCCGAGCCGTACTTTTGGCATCCCAACCAAATTTTTTAGCCAGTTTATAACTGGTATAGCTCACATGAATGGAATGCTCCAAACGATTGGAATGAATATGGTGGGGAATGTCGGCTAATTTTTGAACCTTAGGATGCTGGATCAGATGGCCTACATAGGTCATGTATTCTTTGTCACGATGATATTGCATAAGATAACCACCTTTCGTTGATAAGCTCTCCCAATAAGATCTCCATCAACTTCTTCTTACAGGTTAAGTATACTTCTTTTTCTCAAAATTTCCTTAAAGAAAACATCAAAATTCCTGCTGCCACTGCAACATTTAAACTCTCTGCCCGACCTGGCATGGGAATATGAACCAGCTGGTCTGCTTGTGCCGCCATTTCCTGGCTGATGCCATTTCCTTCATTCCCCATAACCAGGATAAACTGATCGGTCTGAGAAAGCTGACGGTAGTCAATGGAAGCTTCTGAAAGCGTCGTTGCGAGAACTGCTAGATGAGAGTGCGCAGCTCGCTCCAATAGTTCTTCTCGATCCAGTTTCCAGATAGGAATATGGAAATGACTGCCCTGCATGGATCGAAGGGTCTTGAGACTGTATAGATCAGCGGAGGCTTTCGAAAGCATGACGCCATCAAAACCTGCTGCATCTGCTGTTCGAATCATCGTCCCTACATTGCCAGGATCCTGTACATCCTCCAAATAGAGGAATCGCCCTTGTAGCTGATCCGGAAGCTCTGGCTGCTCT encodes the following:
- a CDS encoding TrkH family potassium uptake protein — protein: MNRSMIRYLLSKLLLIEAGLLIVPLVVAAIYQEPAKVFVSIGATMAILLGLGLLGSFHKPKDFHIYAKEGVLIVALCWILWSFFGALPFVFSGQIPNIIDAFFEVSSGFTTTGATILDDVGVLSHSLLFWRSFTHLIGGMGVLVFALAIMDNNKNSHLEVMKAEVPGPVFGKVVSKLKNTAQILYFLYLGLFFLFVVLYFLADMPLYDSFVIAMGTAGTGGFTVFNDGIAHYNSSLITYLVSIGVLVFGVNFNLYYFLMIRKFKAFFKDEELRTYITIVILSSVLIAYNCLHLYANVAKSFEISFFQVSNIITTTGFGYGTTEKWPLFSQFILLMLMVIGGSAGSTAGGLKVIRCLTLWRIAKNQVLSTLSPNRVLTLHVNGTVLDKDTQHQILKYFTIYSFITIGLLFVVSLDNNNFMTVVSAVFSCFNNIGPMIGTGQTFSIFSPISKLLLSLAMIAGRLEIYPMILLFLPKTWSKR
- the yidD gene encoding membrane protein insertion efficiency factor YidD; translation: MKTILIALVRGYQKWISPLFPPSCRFQPTCSNYMIQAIERFGVKGVLMGIARILRCHPGTKAGPDPLPDHFSLKRNEESK
- a CDS encoding pseudouridine synthase; protein product: MRINKYIAHAGVASRRKAEELIKQGLVTVNGQVVRELATIIKTGDQVEVEGTPIYNEEKVYYLLNKPRGVISSVSDDKGRTTVVDLLSQVPERIYPVGRLDWDTSGVLILTNDGDFTDEMIHPRNEIDKVYVARVKGIANKENLRPLTRGVTIDGKKTKPATYEILKVDVEKNRSVVQLTIHEGRNHQVKKMFEAVGLLVDKLSRTQFGNLDVSGLRPGEYRRLSKKEISQLHNLAVTKSKKA
- the scpB gene encoding SMC-Scp complex subunit ScpB — its product is MSKLAEIEALLFVAGEEGITARQIADLLSLPPTGVVQSLEKLSQKYQEDTDTSLCLMETASRYKLVTKADYASVLRDYSRTPMNQSLSRAALETLSIIAYKQPITRVEVDDIRGVNSSGAITKLLSFDLIREDGKKEVLGRPNLYVTTEYFLDYMGINHLEELPKVEEVDIDPEEGQLFSERTEELDEN
- a CDS encoding segregation/condensation protein A, which translates into the protein MDIKIKDFEGPLDLLLHLVSKYQMDIYEVPLIEVIEQYLAYLATLQAMKLEVAGEYMLMASQLTLIKSRRLLPKVAEEMDEAEDLEQDLLSQLEEYRTYKQLGELMASQHEERALYYSKPKMELIYDDTELLHDRTTVDLFLAFSKLLTKKKEEFRQNHTTIVKDEYKIEDLMDQLRHRFHDRSQVLLQDLFLEATDLQEVITLFLATLELIKIQEVTVIQDRAFGEIYLNRIEHEQIS
- the xerD gene encoding site-specific tyrosine recombinase XerD, which codes for MKEFIASFIDQKELSENSQSAYFYDLDQFIESIHGKVTQTNLRIYQASIKDFKPAVQKRKLSAVNQFLYYLYQERFISEYHRLVLPKIQPAKTHDRELLDLTHFWEESTNPQGRLMALLILEMGLLPSEILQVKVEDIQLDFHVIRVGKDGQKRVLKVPEPLLDELQLFLDGIYLFDNKGKSYSRQWGFRQLEAFLIEKGNQDLSAQSIREQYILKQRELGVDLFSIARELGLKTMVTLEKYK
- the cbpB gene encoding cyclic-di-AMP-binding protein CbpB — protein: MIAKEFERFLLAQEETFLTPAKNLAVLIDNHNVDHAVLLLSQISYSRIPVVTDERKFVGTISLTDILSYQLKHEIPEETFASMDIVDVAKKEVGVIGLDFNLTEVLHKLVDDSFLSVVDEEGYFQGIITRKSILKAINSLLHDFSNEYEMIPK
- a CDS encoding metallophosphoesterase, which gives rise to MANQTIIVMSDSHGDRSIVEAIKEKYLGKVDGIFHNGDSELKSDDPVWEGIHVVQGNMDFYDGYPERLVTQLGPTRIIQTHGHLFQINFSFQKLDLWAQEEEADICLYGHLHIPDAWKEGRTLFVNPGSISQPRGLIRECLYAKIEIDDSHYKVEYYTRDHELYPELTKEFSR
- a CDS encoding nucleoside-triphosphate diphosphatase gives rise to the protein MSDKLFEYKDSQDWYIAQWGEDADYNQFSQVPAEASTLLDQLELLFAKDPEGFPLNLSVMRYGSAFRFLTFLTEILNEVKGRAFEIVQRQGALLLVEKGKLLYLHLPSDGLDLEAFLGQDKVKDTILIATRNEGKTKEFRNMFEKLGFEVENLNQYPELPEVEETGMTFEENARLKAETIAELTGKTVLADDSGLKVDILGGLPGVWSARFAGVGATDAENNAKLLHELAMVFDLKDRSAQFHTTLVVARPGKESLVVEADWPGYINFEPKGENGFGYDPLFLVGETGRAAAELTLEEKNTQSHRALAVKKLLEVFPSWQIKQSS
- the racE gene encoding glutamate racemase, giving the protein MDNRPIGFLDSGVGGLTVVRELLRQLPHEDVVYIGDSARAPYGPRPADQIREYTWQMVNFLLTKNVKMIVLACNTATAVVWEEVKEKLDIPVLGVILPGASAAIKSTTHQKIGVIGTPMTVSSGIYKEKIQSLAPDMKVSSLACPKFVPLVESNELASSVTKKVVYETLKPLVGKVDTLVLGCTHYPLLKPIIQNVMGPDVKLIDSGAECVRDISVLLNYFELNKSRELLEQTHRFYTTANANSFAAIAEKWLERSVNVEHVNL
- a CDS encoding YneF family protein; the encoded protein is MNLFLGILLIILAFFGGMIAGMFLLRRQFEKEFASNPRLNIEAVRTLLGASGQRPSEAKVQQVYRQIVNQQKSAMAKNKKK
- a CDS encoding diaminopimelate decarboxylase — encoded protein: MKTPFVTREQLESLTQEFPTPFHLYDEAGIRETARALHQAFAWNEGFKEYFAIKATPNPSILKILQEEGCGVDTASYVELLMADKLGFSGKEIMFSSNNTPADEFVYARELGATINLDAYEDIAFLKSVTSIPKVISCRYNPGGVFELGTDIMDNPEEAKFGMTKEQLIQAFIELKELGVEEFGIHALLASNTVSNDYYPELARQLFELAVEVVEKTGVHLGFINLSGGVGVNYKPEQEPNDIAIIGEGVQRVFDEILKPAGLGNVKIYTELGRFMLASHGLLVTRVTHKKKTYRTYVGVDASAVNLLRPAMYGAYHHITNMDRPEEPTEVVDVVGSLCENNDKFAKQRELPVTEIGDLLVIHDTGAHGFSMGYQYNAKLRSAEVLLQEDGHARLIRRAEKPEDYLATLYGFDIEK
- a CDS encoding Bax inhibitor-1/YccA family protein, with product MYNDSVIQEQSGLNAFYNKIYSLVGIGVGISALVSGLMMTVFQDFFVQILTTAPMVYYAAVVVELILVFVASGKAVKNSPSALPIFLIYSALNGFTLSFIIARYMQATVYKAFLVSALMFIVMGAIGRVVKKDLSGMGRALMGVLIGVIIASVVNMFLRSSGMDYILSIISVFLFAGLTAWDNQKIRYVYDQTNGQPATGWAVAMALELYLDFINLFISLLRIFGRND
- a CDS encoding HDIG domain-containing metalloprotein, yielding MQYHRDKEYMTYVGHLIQHPKVQKLADIPHHIHSNRLEHSIHVSYTSYKLAKKFGWDAKSTARGGLLHDLFYYDWRETKFTKSHAWIHPRIAVRNARKITDLNAKEEDIIIKHMWGATLAPPRYKESFVVTMVDKYWAVKEASEPWRKKMAKRRFFHRKMLKS
- a CDS encoding TrmH family RNA methyltransferase, giving the protein MNIITSKSNNVIKNAKKLHQKKYRTDSYLIEGWHLFEEAVENHAKIRQVFVLEAYLDRVEDIQKVTIVTPEILSLLADSKTPQGIVAEILLEQPELPDQLQGRFLYLEDVQDPGNVGTMIRTADAAGFDGVMLSKASADLYSLKTLRSMQGSHFHIPIWKLDREELLERAAHSHLAVLATTLSEASIDYRQLSQTDQFILVMGNEGNGISQEMAAQADQLVHIPMPGRAESLNVAVAAGILMFSLRKF